In a genomic window of Corvus hawaiiensis isolate bCorHaw1 chromosome Z, bCorHaw1.pri.cur, whole genome shotgun sequence:
- the GNE gene encoding bifunctional UDP-N-acetylglucosamine 2-epimerase/N-acetylmannosamine kinase isoform X3 → MEKNGNNHKLRVCVATCNRADYSKLAPIMFGIKAEPQFFELDVVVLGSHLIDDYGNTYRMIEQDDFDIHTRLHTIVRGEDEAAMVESVGLALVKLPDVLNRLKPDIMIVHGDRFDALALATSAALMNIRILHIEGGEVSGTIDDSIRHAITKLAHYHVCCTRSAEQHLIAMCEDHDRILLAGCPSYDKLLSAKNKDYMSIIRMWLGEDVKTRDYIVALQHPVTTDIKHSIKMFELTLDALISFNKRTLVLFPNVDAGSKEMVRVMRKKGIEHHPNFRAVKHVPFDQFIQLVAHAGCMIGNSSCGVREVGAFGTPVINLGTRQTGRETGENVLHVRDADTQDKILHALQLQFGKQYPCSKIYGDGNAVPRILKFLKSIDLKEPLQKKFCFPPVKDNISQDIDHILETQSALAVDLGGTNLRVAIVSMKGEIVKKYTQLNPKTYEDRLALILKMCVEAASEAVNVNCRILGVGISTGGRVNPREGIVLHSTKLIQEWSSVDLRTPISDALHLPVWVDNDGNCAALAERKFGHGKGIENFVTLITGTGIGGGIVHQHELIHGSSFCAAELGHIVVSLDGPECLCGSQGCIEAYASGIALQREAKKLHDDDLLLVEGMSMKEEEIVSAAHLIQAAKLGNTKAESILRTAGTALGLGIVNILHTVNPSLVILSGVLANHYVNAVKDVINRQALSSVKTVDVVVSNLADPALLGAASLVLDYTTRRIY, encoded by the exons ATGGAGAAGAATGGAAACAACCACAAACTTCGTGTTTGTGTTGCTACTTGCAACCGTGCTGATTATTCGAAATTAGCTCCCATTATGTTTGGCATTAAGGCAGAACCACAGTTTTTTGAGCTTGATGTCGTAGTACTTGGTTCCCACCTGATTGATGATTATGG TAATACCTATCGTATGATTGAACAAGATGACTTTGATATTCATACAAGACTACACACCATCGTGAGAGGGGAGGATGAGGCAGCTATGGTGGAGTCGGTGGGCCTTGCATTAGTCAAGTTACCTGATGTCCTCAACCGCCTGAAACCTGACATTATGATAGTTCATGGGGACAGATTTGATGCTTTGGCCCTGGCCACGTCGGCAGCCCTGATGAACATTCGCATTCTTCACATTGAAGGTGGGGAAGTCAGTGGGACCATTGATGACTCCATCAGACATGCCATAACCAAACTGGCCCATTACCACGTGTGCTGCACAAGGagtgcagagcagcacttgATAGCCATGTGTGAAGACCACGACCGCATCCTTTTAGCAGGCTGTCCCTCATATGACAAGCTCCTCTCTGCCAAAAACAAGGACTACATGAGTATTATTCGCATGTGGCTAG GTGAAGATGTCAAAACCAGAGATTATATAGTTGCTCTGCAACATCCTGTAACCACAGATATTAAACATTCCATAAAGATGTTTGAGCTGACACTAGATGCACTCATCTCCTTCAACAAGAGAACACTTGTTCTATTCCCTAATGTGGATGCAG gaagcaAAGAGATGGTTCGTGTGATGAGGAAGAAGGGCATTGAACATCATCCCAATTTTCGGGCAGTAAAGCATGTGCCATTTGACCAGTTCATTCAGCTAGTTGCTCATGCTGGTTGTATGATTGGTAACAGCAGCTGTGGTGTCAGAGAGGTGGGAGCGTTTGGTACACCTGTCATCAACCTGGGGACACGTCAGACGGGAAGAGAAACGG GTGAAAATGTTCTTCATGTTCGTGATGCTGATACACAGGATAAGATTCTTCACgctctccagctgcagtttgGGAAGCAATATCCATG CTCAAAAATATATGGAGATGGTAATGCTGTTCCAAGGATTTTGAAGTTCCTTAAATCTATTGACCTCAAAGAACCATTgcaaaagaaattctgttttcctcctgtcAAAGATAATATCTCTCAAGATATTGACCATATTCTAGAGACACAGAGTGCTCTGGCTGTGGATCTAGGTGGAACAAATCTCCGAGTAGCAATTGTCAGTATGAAG gGTGAAATAGTTAAGAAGTACACCCAGCTCAACCCTAAAACCTATGAAGACAGACTAGCATTAATTCTAAAGATGTGTGTAGAGGCTGCATCAGAGGCAGTAAATGTAAACTGCAGAATTTTGGGAGTAG GTATTTCCACAGGTGGACGGGTAAACCCTCGAGAAGGAATTGTGCTTCACTCTACAAAACTCATTCAGGAGTGGAGCTCTGTGGATCTCAGGACCCCTATATCTGATGCTTTGCACCTGCCAGTCTGGGTCGACAATGATGGAAACTGTGCTGCTCTAGCAGAGAGGAAATTTGGTCATGGAAAAGGAATAGAAAATTTTGTAACCCTGATTACTGGTACAG GAATTGGAGGTGGAATCGTTCATCAACATGAACTGATCCATGGCAGttctttctgtgctgctgagcttggACACATTGTCGTATCCTTAGATGGACCAGAGTGCCTGTGTGGCAGCCAAGGATGTATAGAAGCATATGCCTCAGGAATAGCATTACAGAGAGAAGCTAAGAAGCTGCATGATG ATGATCTGCTTTTAGTAGAAGGAATGTCaatgaaggaggaggagattGTTAGTGCTGCACACCTTATTCAGGCAGCTAAACTTGGCAATACAAAAGCAGAGAGCATTCTCAGAACAG CTGGGACTGCATTAGGCCTTGGCATTGTGAACATTCTACACACCGTGAACCCCTCTCTTGTGATCCTTTCTGGAGTTCTAGCTAACCACTATGTTAATGCTGTCAAAGATGTGATAAATCGACAGGCTCTGTCCTCTGTTAAAACTGTGGATGTGGTGGTCTCAAATCTAGCAGATCCTGCTCTCCTTGGAGCTGCTAGCCTGGTACTGGATTATACCACACGTAGAATATACTAG
- the GNE gene encoding bifunctional UDP-N-acetylglucosamine 2-epimerase/N-acetylmannosamine kinase isoform X2, translating to MRAVLAQGKEVYFKNLSKQKQKEVMEKNGNNHKLRVCVATCNRADYSKLAPIMFGIKAEPQFFELDVVVLGSHLIDDYGNTYRMIEQDDFDIHTRLHTIVRGEDEAAMVESVGLALVKLPDVLNRLKPDIMIVHGDRFDALALATSAALMNIRILHIEGGEVSGTIDDSIRHAITKLAHYHVCCTRSAEQHLIAMCEDHDRILLAGCPSYDKLLSAKNKDYMSIIRMWLGEDVKTRDYIVALQHPVTTDIKHSIKMFELTLDALISFNKRTLVLFPNVDAGSKEMVRVMRKKGIEHHPNFRAVKHVPFDQFIQLVAHAGCMIGNSSCGVREVGAFGTPVINLGTRQTGRETGENVLHVRDADTQDKILHALQLQFGKQYPCSKIYGDGNAVPRILKFLKSIDLKEPLQKKFCFPPVKDNISQDIDHILETQSALAVDLGGTNLRVAIVSMKGEIVKKYTQLNPKTYEDRLALILKMCVEAASEAVNVNCRILGVGISTGGRVNPREGIVLHSTKLIQEWSSVDLRTPISDALHLPVWVDNDGNCAALAERKFGHGKGIENFVTLITGTGIGGGIVHQHELIHGSSFCAAELGHIVVSLDGPECLCGSQGCIEAYASGIALQREAKKLHDDDLLLVEGMSMKEEEIVSAAHLIQAAKLGNTKAESILRTAGTALGLGIVNILHTVNPSLVILSGVLANHYVNAVKDVINRQALSSVKTVDVVVSNLADPALLGAASLVLDYTTRRIY from the exons GAGGTGTACTTCAAGaatctttcaaaacagaaacaaaaggaagtCATGGAGAAGAATGGAAACAACCACAAACTTCGTGTTTGTGTTGCTACTTGCAACCGTGCTGATTATTCGAAATTAGCTCCCATTATGTTTGGCATTAAGGCAGAACCACAGTTTTTTGAGCTTGATGTCGTAGTACTTGGTTCCCACCTGATTGATGATTATGG TAATACCTATCGTATGATTGAACAAGATGACTTTGATATTCATACAAGACTACACACCATCGTGAGAGGGGAGGATGAGGCAGCTATGGTGGAGTCGGTGGGCCTTGCATTAGTCAAGTTACCTGATGTCCTCAACCGCCTGAAACCTGACATTATGATAGTTCATGGGGACAGATTTGATGCTTTGGCCCTGGCCACGTCGGCAGCCCTGATGAACATTCGCATTCTTCACATTGAAGGTGGGGAAGTCAGTGGGACCATTGATGACTCCATCAGACATGCCATAACCAAACTGGCCCATTACCACGTGTGCTGCACAAGGagtgcagagcagcacttgATAGCCATGTGTGAAGACCACGACCGCATCCTTTTAGCAGGCTGTCCCTCATATGACAAGCTCCTCTCTGCCAAAAACAAGGACTACATGAGTATTATTCGCATGTGGCTAG GTGAAGATGTCAAAACCAGAGATTATATAGTTGCTCTGCAACATCCTGTAACCACAGATATTAAACATTCCATAAAGATGTTTGAGCTGACACTAGATGCACTCATCTCCTTCAACAAGAGAACACTTGTTCTATTCCCTAATGTGGATGCAG gaagcaAAGAGATGGTTCGTGTGATGAGGAAGAAGGGCATTGAACATCATCCCAATTTTCGGGCAGTAAAGCATGTGCCATTTGACCAGTTCATTCAGCTAGTTGCTCATGCTGGTTGTATGATTGGTAACAGCAGCTGTGGTGTCAGAGAGGTGGGAGCGTTTGGTACACCTGTCATCAACCTGGGGACACGTCAGACGGGAAGAGAAACGG GTGAAAATGTTCTTCATGTTCGTGATGCTGATACACAGGATAAGATTCTTCACgctctccagctgcagtttgGGAAGCAATATCCATG CTCAAAAATATATGGAGATGGTAATGCTGTTCCAAGGATTTTGAAGTTCCTTAAATCTATTGACCTCAAAGAACCATTgcaaaagaaattctgttttcctcctgtcAAAGATAATATCTCTCAAGATATTGACCATATTCTAGAGACACAGAGTGCTCTGGCTGTGGATCTAGGTGGAACAAATCTCCGAGTAGCAATTGTCAGTATGAAG gGTGAAATAGTTAAGAAGTACACCCAGCTCAACCCTAAAACCTATGAAGACAGACTAGCATTAATTCTAAAGATGTGTGTAGAGGCTGCATCAGAGGCAGTAAATGTAAACTGCAGAATTTTGGGAGTAG GTATTTCCACAGGTGGACGGGTAAACCCTCGAGAAGGAATTGTGCTTCACTCTACAAAACTCATTCAGGAGTGGAGCTCTGTGGATCTCAGGACCCCTATATCTGATGCTTTGCACCTGCCAGTCTGGGTCGACAATGATGGAAACTGTGCTGCTCTAGCAGAGAGGAAATTTGGTCATGGAAAAGGAATAGAAAATTTTGTAACCCTGATTACTGGTACAG GAATTGGAGGTGGAATCGTTCATCAACATGAACTGATCCATGGCAGttctttctgtgctgctgagcttggACACATTGTCGTATCCTTAGATGGACCAGAGTGCCTGTGTGGCAGCCAAGGATGTATAGAAGCATATGCCTCAGGAATAGCATTACAGAGAGAAGCTAAGAAGCTGCATGATG ATGATCTGCTTTTAGTAGAAGGAATGTCaatgaaggaggaggagattGTTAGTGCTGCACACCTTATTCAGGCAGCTAAACTTGGCAATACAAAAGCAGAGAGCATTCTCAGAACAG CTGGGACTGCATTAGGCCTTGGCATTGTGAACATTCTACACACCGTGAACCCCTCTCTTGTGATCCTTTCTGGAGTTCTAGCTAACCACTATGTTAATGCTGTCAAAGATGTGATAAATCGACAGGCTCTGTCCTCTGTTAAAACTGTGGATGTGGTGGTCTCAAATCTAGCAGATCCTGCTCTCCTTGGAGCTGCTAGCCTGGTACTGGATTATACCACACGTAGAATATACTAG
- the GNE gene encoding bifunctional UDP-N-acetylglucosamine 2-epimerase/N-acetylmannosamine kinase isoform X1: MGTNAPPRREPLARGPHEVYFKNLSKQKQKEVMEKNGNNHKLRVCVATCNRADYSKLAPIMFGIKAEPQFFELDVVVLGSHLIDDYGNTYRMIEQDDFDIHTRLHTIVRGEDEAAMVESVGLALVKLPDVLNRLKPDIMIVHGDRFDALALATSAALMNIRILHIEGGEVSGTIDDSIRHAITKLAHYHVCCTRSAEQHLIAMCEDHDRILLAGCPSYDKLLSAKNKDYMSIIRMWLGEDVKTRDYIVALQHPVTTDIKHSIKMFELTLDALISFNKRTLVLFPNVDAGSKEMVRVMRKKGIEHHPNFRAVKHVPFDQFIQLVAHAGCMIGNSSCGVREVGAFGTPVINLGTRQTGRETGENVLHVRDADTQDKILHALQLQFGKQYPCSKIYGDGNAVPRILKFLKSIDLKEPLQKKFCFPPVKDNISQDIDHILETQSALAVDLGGTNLRVAIVSMKGEIVKKYTQLNPKTYEDRLALILKMCVEAASEAVNVNCRILGVGISTGGRVNPREGIVLHSTKLIQEWSSVDLRTPISDALHLPVWVDNDGNCAALAERKFGHGKGIENFVTLITGTGIGGGIVHQHELIHGSSFCAAELGHIVVSLDGPECLCGSQGCIEAYASGIALQREAKKLHDDDLLLVEGMSMKEEEIVSAAHLIQAAKLGNTKAESILRTAGTALGLGIVNILHTVNPSLVILSGVLANHYVNAVKDVINRQALSSVKTVDVVVSNLADPALLGAASLVLDYTTRRIY, translated from the exons GAGGTGTACTTCAAGaatctttcaaaacagaaacaaaaggaagtCATGGAGAAGAATGGAAACAACCACAAACTTCGTGTTTGTGTTGCTACTTGCAACCGTGCTGATTATTCGAAATTAGCTCCCATTATGTTTGGCATTAAGGCAGAACCACAGTTTTTTGAGCTTGATGTCGTAGTACTTGGTTCCCACCTGATTGATGATTATGG TAATACCTATCGTATGATTGAACAAGATGACTTTGATATTCATACAAGACTACACACCATCGTGAGAGGGGAGGATGAGGCAGCTATGGTGGAGTCGGTGGGCCTTGCATTAGTCAAGTTACCTGATGTCCTCAACCGCCTGAAACCTGACATTATGATAGTTCATGGGGACAGATTTGATGCTTTGGCCCTGGCCACGTCGGCAGCCCTGATGAACATTCGCATTCTTCACATTGAAGGTGGGGAAGTCAGTGGGACCATTGATGACTCCATCAGACATGCCATAACCAAACTGGCCCATTACCACGTGTGCTGCACAAGGagtgcagagcagcacttgATAGCCATGTGTGAAGACCACGACCGCATCCTTTTAGCAGGCTGTCCCTCATATGACAAGCTCCTCTCTGCCAAAAACAAGGACTACATGAGTATTATTCGCATGTGGCTAG GTGAAGATGTCAAAACCAGAGATTATATAGTTGCTCTGCAACATCCTGTAACCACAGATATTAAACATTCCATAAAGATGTTTGAGCTGACACTAGATGCACTCATCTCCTTCAACAAGAGAACACTTGTTCTATTCCCTAATGTGGATGCAG gaagcaAAGAGATGGTTCGTGTGATGAGGAAGAAGGGCATTGAACATCATCCCAATTTTCGGGCAGTAAAGCATGTGCCATTTGACCAGTTCATTCAGCTAGTTGCTCATGCTGGTTGTATGATTGGTAACAGCAGCTGTGGTGTCAGAGAGGTGGGAGCGTTTGGTACACCTGTCATCAACCTGGGGACACGTCAGACGGGAAGAGAAACGG GTGAAAATGTTCTTCATGTTCGTGATGCTGATACACAGGATAAGATTCTTCACgctctccagctgcagtttgGGAAGCAATATCCATG CTCAAAAATATATGGAGATGGTAATGCTGTTCCAAGGATTTTGAAGTTCCTTAAATCTATTGACCTCAAAGAACCATTgcaaaagaaattctgttttcctcctgtcAAAGATAATATCTCTCAAGATATTGACCATATTCTAGAGACACAGAGTGCTCTGGCTGTGGATCTAGGTGGAACAAATCTCCGAGTAGCAATTGTCAGTATGAAG gGTGAAATAGTTAAGAAGTACACCCAGCTCAACCCTAAAACCTATGAAGACAGACTAGCATTAATTCTAAAGATGTGTGTAGAGGCTGCATCAGAGGCAGTAAATGTAAACTGCAGAATTTTGGGAGTAG GTATTTCCACAGGTGGACGGGTAAACCCTCGAGAAGGAATTGTGCTTCACTCTACAAAACTCATTCAGGAGTGGAGCTCTGTGGATCTCAGGACCCCTATATCTGATGCTTTGCACCTGCCAGTCTGGGTCGACAATGATGGAAACTGTGCTGCTCTAGCAGAGAGGAAATTTGGTCATGGAAAAGGAATAGAAAATTTTGTAACCCTGATTACTGGTACAG GAATTGGAGGTGGAATCGTTCATCAACATGAACTGATCCATGGCAGttctttctgtgctgctgagcttggACACATTGTCGTATCCTTAGATGGACCAGAGTGCCTGTGTGGCAGCCAAGGATGTATAGAAGCATATGCCTCAGGAATAGCATTACAGAGAGAAGCTAAGAAGCTGCATGATG ATGATCTGCTTTTAGTAGAAGGAATGTCaatgaaggaggaggagattGTTAGTGCTGCACACCTTATTCAGGCAGCTAAACTTGGCAATACAAAAGCAGAGAGCATTCTCAGAACAG CTGGGACTGCATTAGGCCTTGGCATTGTGAACATTCTACACACCGTGAACCCCTCTCTTGTGATCCTTTCTGGAGTTCTAGCTAACCACTATGTTAATGCTGTCAAAGATGTGATAAATCGACAGGCTCTGTCCTCTGTTAAAACTGTGGATGTGGTGGTCTCAAATCTAGCAGATCCTGCTCTCCTTGGAGCTGCTAGCCTGGTACTGGATTATACCACACGTAGAATATACTAG